The Myroides phaeus DNA segment GCAAAAATATCAATTAAGCGGTAGATATATAGTTTTTTAGTATTTTTTTGAGACTCTTTAGTTTATAGGTAATTCTTATGCTATTTATCTAAGAGTTGTAATAATTATCAATTTTACTTTTTGGCATTAGAATTGTTTTTCTGAATTGCTATACTTTTGTAATATGAGTTTATCTAAATCGAATGTTTTATTTATGGCTGCAATTACGGGGTTAATTGTAGCAAATTTATATTATTGTCAACCTTTAATTCCCCTGATAGCAGATGAGTTTGGTGTTTCAGAATCATCTGCAGGTACTTTGACGTATTTAACACAAGCAGGATATGCAATAGGAATGTTTCTAATGATTCCTCTTGGTGATAAATTAGAACGCAAGAAGCAAATTATATTCACTACTATTTTAGCAACGATTGCTTTAGCCTTAACGGCTGTAGTAAAGAACTTTTTAGTATTGCAAATCATTAGCTTTATACTTGGTGCCACATCTATAGTACCTCAATTAGTTTTACCAATGGCGGCGAGTTTGTCGTCAGATGAACAAAGGGGAAAGGTAATCGGAACTGTAGTCAGTGGTTTGTTGATAGGAATATTGTTTTCAAGAACAATAAGTGGTTTTGTGGGTGTATGGTTAGGATGGAGAGGTATGTTTTGGATTGCTACAGCCGTTAGTGTTCTTTTAGTAATAATGATTCAAATAAGATTACCACAGAATAAACCTGTGTTTACGGGGAATTTAATGGACTTATATAAGTCGCTGTTTGTGTTGATAAAACAAGAGCCTGTTTTAAGAGAAGCAACAGGAATAACGAGTTTAGCTTTTGCTCAATTTGGTGCTTTTTGGACTACAATGGTTTTGTTGTTACACAATGAACCCTTTGGTTATGATTCAGCGTTGATAGGTGCTTTTGGATTAATAGGAGCTTGTGGTGCCTTTGCAGCTCCATTGGTTGGAAAAATAGGAGGAGCAGGAGGCGCGAGAAAATTGATACTTTATGGCATACTTATGACAGGTTTAAGTTTTCTTGTTTTTTACTTTTCAAGCACTTCAGTTATAGGGTTGATTATAGGTATTGTGTTGATTGACTTAGGATTGCAGACAATTCATGTGTCTAATCAAACCCGTATTTACTCTTTATTACCAGAAGCCAGAAATAGATTAAATACTGTCTATATGTCATTTAGTTTCCTTGGAACTGCGTTTGGCTCGGCTTTTGGTTTATATT contains these protein-coding regions:
- a CDS encoding MFS transporter is translated as MSLSKSNVLFMAAITGLIVANLYYCQPLIPLIADEFGVSESSAGTLTYLTQAGYAIGMFLMIPLGDKLERKKQIIFTTILATIALALTAVVKNFLVLQIISFILGATSIVPQLVLPMAASLSSDEQRGKVIGTVVSGLLIGILFSRTISGFVGVWLGWRGMFWIATAVSVLLVIMIQIRLPQNKPVFTGNLMDLYKSLFVLIKQEPVLREATGITSLAFAQFGAFWTTMVLLLHNEPFGYDSALIGAFGLIGACGAFAAPLVGKIGGAGGARKLILYGILMTGLSFLVFYFSSTSVIGLIIGIVLIDLGLQTIHVSNQTRIYSLLPEARNRLNTVYMSFSFLGTAFGSAFGLYLWKYFGWSGVCIGGMALAGMSFVIYLRSRRN